A part of Sulfurifustis variabilis genomic DNA contains:
- a CDS encoding glycosyltransferase, whose product MIKTLHVIGSKRFGGAERFYLRLIKALHERGEPVIALVRRDGPVVPHVPPGIPLLHAPMRTVWDPLSRFQVSRRVREVAPAIVQTYMGRATRLTHVRGSGIVHVARLGGFYKLDGYRHADAWVGNSKAICGYLRDNGFPARRVYHIPNFIEPPAPAAREELVALREQLGIPGDALVTLGVGRLIAKKGFDDLLAAFAKLPPTAGGRPIDLVVVGDGSQRASLETQARALGIAGRVHWAGWQNQPGPYYALADVFVCPSRHEPLGNVILEAWSHGVPVLSTATHGALELIADGRDGILTPCEQPTLLAGALKRLLRDDTARRELGAAGRRRVEPPAALAQDRVVDRYLALYHRLKER is encoded by the coding sequence GTGATCAAGACGCTTCACGTCATCGGCAGCAAGAGATTCGGAGGTGCCGAGCGTTTTTATCTGCGCCTCATCAAGGCGCTTCACGAGCGTGGCGAGCCGGTTATTGCGCTCGTGCGCCGCGACGGACCTGTCGTGCCGCACGTCCCTCCCGGCATTCCGCTTCTTCACGCCCCGATGCGTACCGTGTGGGACCCGCTTTCACGCTTCCAGGTCTCGCGCCGCGTACGCGAGGTGGCGCCGGCCATCGTGCAGACATACATGGGTCGGGCGACGCGGCTCACGCATGTGAGAGGCAGCGGCATCGTCCACGTTGCACGTCTGGGGGGCTTTTACAAGCTCGATGGCTATCGGCACGCCGATGCGTGGGTCGGCAACAGCAAGGCAATCTGCGGCTACCTGCGCGATAATGGTTTTCCTGCACGGCGGGTATACCACATTCCGAACTTCATTGAGCCGCCCGCGCCGGCGGCTCGCGAGGAGTTGGTGGCGCTTCGCGAGCAGCTCGGCATACCCGGCGATGCACTGGTCACGCTCGGAGTAGGTCGGCTGATCGCGAAAAAAGGGTTCGATGATCTCCTCGCCGCGTTTGCGAAGCTCCCACCGACAGCGGGAGGACGACCTATCGACCTGGTGGTGGTCGGCGATGGCAGCCAGCGCGCATCGCTCGAGACGCAGGCTCGAGCACTCGGGATCGCCGGCCGCGTGCACTGGGCCGGCTGGCAGAACCAGCCGGGACCGTACTATGCGCTGGCCGACGTATTCGTGTGCCCGTCTCGCCACGAGCCGCTCGGCAATGTGATTCTCGAGGCGTGGAGCCACGGAGTCCCCGTGCTGTCCACTGCGACCCACGGGGCGCTTGAGCTCATCGCGGACGGGCGGGACGGGATCCTCACGCCCTGCGAGCAGCCGACACTGCTTGCCGGCGCACTGAAGCGACTGCTCCGAGACGATACGGCCCGGCGGGAACTCGGGGCGGCGGGACGGCGACGTGTCGAGCCGCCCGCTGCGTTGGCTCAGGATCGCGTGGTTGACCGCTATCTTGCGCTGTACCATCGGCTGAAAGAACGCTGA
- a CDS encoding glycosyltransferase family 9 protein, whose translation MASPLIAALRARYPTAHLAWLVQPEAAALLQANTALDEVIVWPRGEWRRLLRGGRWWSLLREAMSFIGGLRKERFDLALDLQGLMKSGVWARLSGARERVGLGSKEGSRVFMTRVIDKPEGETRIGAEYRHLAEVLGLAAEPYEMHVALSEADRDFARRFIEKHSLGAGYAVICPFTTRPQKHWLDASWAALAGRLQDELGLKVVMLGGPGDRTAADAITRSAKFVLDATGRTTLREAAALIERARLLVGVDTGLMHMGTAFGTPTIALFGSTCPYRVTDSDKTVVLYKALPCSPCHRSPTCGGAYTCMREIVPEEVLAIARQLLVRA comes from the coding sequence ATGGCCTCGCCGCTGATCGCGGCACTGCGGGCCAGGTACCCTACGGCGCATCTCGCCTGGCTCGTCCAGCCCGAGGCCGCCGCCTTGTTGCAGGCCAATACGGCGCTCGACGAGGTGATCGTCTGGCCGCGCGGGGAATGGCGGCGGTTGCTGCGAGGCGGGCGTTGGTGGAGTTTGCTCCGCGAGGCGATGTCCTTCATCGGGGGGTTGCGTAAGGAGCGATTCGATCTCGCGCTCGATCTTCAGGGCCTGATGAAGAGTGGCGTCTGGGCTCGGCTCAGCGGGGCACGCGAGCGGGTGGGTCTTGGCTCGAAGGAGGGGAGTCGTGTGTTCATGACCCGCGTGATTGATAAGCCGGAGGGTGAGACGCGGATTGGGGCCGAGTACCGCCATCTTGCAGAGGTGCTCGGGCTTGCGGCCGAACCTTACGAGATGCACGTCGCGCTGAGCGAGGCGGATCGCGATTTCGCCCGGCGTTTCATCGAGAAGCACTCGCTCGGAGCAGGCTATGCGGTGATCTGTCCGTTCACAACCCGTCCACAGAAGCATTGGCTCGACGCCTCGTGGGCTGCTCTCGCAGGGCGACTGCAGGATGAGCTCGGATTGAAGGTCGTCATGCTCGGCGGTCCGGGTGACCGCACGGCCGCGGACGCGATTACTCGCTCCGCGAAATTCGTTCTCGACGCAACCGGCCGGACGACCCTGCGCGAGGCGGCGGCGCTGATCGAGCGCGCGCGCCTGCTCGTCGGCGTCGACACCGGCCTCATGCATATGGGCACCGCCTTCGGCACTCCGACCATCGCCCTCTTCGGTTCGACCTGCCCGTATCGGGTGACCGACTCTGACAAGACGGTTGTACTTTACAAGGCCCTGCCCTGTTCCCCCTGCCACCGCAGCCCGACGTGCGGCGGCGCCTACACCTGCATGCGGGAGATCGTACCCGAAGAGGTCCTCGCGATCGCACGTCAGCTGCTCGTGCGCGCATGA
- a CDS encoding glycosyltransferase family 2 protein gives MPEDHSAPAGSAPRDCSFTIFIPTYNRAHILPQALESVERLTTRDFEVLIVDDGSTDRTRELVQTWSANASFPIRYIWQENQGMHASHNTAIANARGRLFMRLDSDDMILPEALERIKTHWDAIPDDRKPEFAGVAGMCLNEDGSVSGDRYPEDVIDSDYLEIFTRCRMNGERRECLRTEVLREFPFPRIDGERRLRSTLILRRMAHRYKIRFTNELLQINRHAAGGITANRFKYRMLYPKGQRLFYLEEITLNDRYTRLRRLLRQHRQYVRYSLHSGIGVGRQAAEVKHRLVWLGALPAGALHWLRDRTRLRWWNRI, from the coding sequence ATGCCCGAAGACCACTCAGCACCAGCCGGTTCGGCTCCCCGGGACTGCTCCTTCACCATTTTCATCCCGACCTACAACCGTGCCCACATCCTGCCGCAGGCGCTTGAAAGCGTCGAGCGGCTGACCACTCGCGATTTCGAAGTGCTGATTGTCGACGACGGTTCGACCGACCGGACTCGCGAACTCGTGCAGACATGGAGCGCGAACGCATCGTTTCCCATCCGCTACATCTGGCAGGAAAACCAGGGCATGCACGCCTCCCACAATACGGCGATCGCCAACGCCCGCGGGCGACTGTTCATGCGGCTCGATTCGGACGACATGATACTTCCCGAGGCGTTGGAACGCATCAAAACGCACTGGGATGCGATCCCGGACGACCGGAAGCCAGAGTTCGCCGGCGTGGCCGGCATGTGCCTCAACGAGGACGGAAGTGTGTCGGGCGATCGCTATCCCGAGGACGTCATCGATTCCGACTACCTCGAGATATTCACCCGCTGCCGCATGAACGGGGAAAGGCGCGAGTGCTTGCGCACCGAGGTACTGCGGGAGTTTCCCTTCCCGCGTATCGACGGGGAGCGGCGTTTGCGCTCCACACTGATCCTGCGGCGCATGGCGCACCGCTACAAAATCCGCTTTACCAATGAGTTGCTGCAGATCAACCGGCACGCAGCCGGCGGGATCACGGCCAACCGCTTCAAGTACCGGATGCTATACCCCAAGGGGCAGCGTCTTTTCTATCTCGAAGAGATCACTCTGAACGATCGCTACACTCGATTGAGGCGGCTTCTGCGCCAGCACAGGCAGTACGTCCGCTACTCACTGCACAGCGGGATAGGGGTCGGCCGTCAGGCGGCCGAGGTCAAGCACCGATTGGTATGGTTGGGCGCGCTTCCCGCGGGCGCGCTACACTGGTTGCGCGATCGCACCCGCCTGCGTTGGTGGAACAGGATTTGA
- a CDS encoding FkbM family methyltransferase: protein MKLPKKFRRRLRAIARWLQGKGVLYTRDLYRPVEWHGSERCGWAISPEGVTGDSIVYSLGIGDDVSFDLSLIERYGVRVYAFDPTPETAEWIARQSLPGRFRYQPVAISDKDGTVDFFAPVPGSKCSTLQARIPGQTPSHRVAARRLRSVMRELGHDRIDILKMDIEGAEYDVLQDLLEERIPVRQLLVEFHHRFPTIGARKTKEAVRLLRAHGFRISWISATCNEYSFWNISN from the coding sequence TTGAAGCTTCCAAAGAAATTTCGCCGACGCTTGCGCGCCATTGCACGGTGGCTGCAAGGCAAGGGCGTCCTCTATACGCGCGATCTGTACCGGCCGGTCGAGTGGCACGGCTCGGAAAGGTGCGGCTGGGCGATCAGCCCGGAGGGCGTCACGGGGGACAGCATCGTCTATTCGCTTGGAATTGGCGATGACGTGTCCTTCGATCTGTCGCTGATCGAACGGTACGGCGTGCGCGTGTACGCCTTCGATCCGACCCCTGAAACGGCTGAATGGATCGCCCGGCAGTCTCTGCCCGGGCGCTTTCGTTACCAGCCGGTGGCGATCTCCGACAAAGACGGAACTGTCGATTTTTTCGCTCCCGTACCCGGCAGCAAATGCAGCACGCTGCAGGCGCGCATTCCGGGTCAGACACCCTCACACCGAGTTGCCGCTCGTCGGCTGAGGAGCGTTATGCGAGAGCTCGGCCACGACCGGATCGATATCCTCAAGATGGACATCGAAGGAGCGGAGTACGATGTGTTGCAGGACTTACTCGAGGAACGTATTCCGGTCCGTCAGTTGCTGGTCGAGTTTCACCACCGCTTTCCCACCATCGGTGCCCGCAAGACGAAAGAGGCCGTTCGTTTGCTCAGGGCTCACGGTTTTCGGATTTCCTGGATATCGGCCACCTGCAACGAGTACTCGTTCTGGAACATCAGCAACTAA
- a CDS encoding glycosyltransferase, with protein MMTIVHVETGRHLYGGPLQVYYLLRGLKTRGVRNILVCPEGSAIAQAAAEVAEVRALPMRGDLDLGFMVRLRRLLRTEKPALLHLHSRRGSDVLGGIAGRLAQVRCVLTRRVDNPEPRMLVRLKYDLYDRVITISEGIQKVLLGEGVPLAKLQTARDAVDTERFRPGCRWPDWRQAFNLAPDSPVVGMAAQMIERKGHRYLLEAAPHVLTAIPSTRFLIFGRGPLESRLREEVTRRGLTEQIRFVGFREDLDRLLPCLDLLVHPATLEGLGVILLQAAACQLPIVAAAAGGIPEVVRDGVNGRLVAPGDARALAKAMLELLHDTGRRRRMGAAGRRIVEEEFSIDAMVEGNLRVYRGLLASTNFD; from the coding sequence ATGATGACGATCGTACACGTGGAGACCGGCCGCCACCTCTACGGCGGTCCCCTGCAGGTCTACTATCTCCTGCGCGGCCTGAAGACACGCGGTGTGCGCAACATCCTCGTCTGCCCGGAGGGCAGCGCGATCGCGCAGGCGGCCGCCGAGGTGGCGGAGGTGCGGGCGTTGCCGATGCGAGGAGACCTCGACCTCGGCTTCATGGTTCGACTTCGGCGGCTGTTACGCACGGAAAAACCGGCCCTGTTGCACCTCCACAGCCGGCGGGGCTCGGACGTGCTCGGCGGGATCGCCGGCCGGCTGGCCCAGGTCCGGTGCGTGCTCACGCGGCGGGTCGACAATCCGGAGCCGCGAATGCTCGTGCGGCTCAAGTACGACCTGTATGACCGGGTCATCACCATCTCGGAAGGGATTCAAAAGGTCCTGCTGGGCGAAGGCGTCCCCCTCGCGAAGCTACAGACGGCACGCGATGCCGTCGACACCGAAAGATTTCGTCCCGGCTGCCGATGGCCCGACTGGCGCCAGGCGTTCAACCTGGCGCCCGATTCGCCCGTCGTCGGCATGGCGGCGCAGATGATCGAGCGCAAGGGCCATCGCTATCTGCTGGAAGCGGCACCGCACGTGCTCACGGCCATTCCTTCGACACGCTTTCTGATTTTCGGTCGCGGCCCGCTCGAGTCGCGGCTGCGCGAGGAAGTGACGCGGCGCGGCCTGACGGAACAGATCCGCTTCGTGGGATTTCGCGAGGATCTCGACCGTCTGCTGCCCTGCCTCGATCTGCTCGTCCACCCGGCGACCCTCGAAGGACTGGGCGTGATCCTCCTGCAGGCCGCCGCCTGCCAGTTGCCCATCGTCGCCGCGGCGGCGGGCGGCATCCCAGAGGTCGTGCGCGATGGGGTGAACGGCCGCCTCGTTGCGCCCGGTGACGCGCGGGCGCTTGCGAAAGCGATGCTCGAGCTCCTGCACGATACCGGGCGCCGCCGGCGCATGGGCGCGGCCGGGCGTCGCATCGTCGAGGAGGAGTTCTCGATCGACGCCATGGTCGAGGGGAACTTGCGGGTGTATCGGGGGTTGCTGGCATCGACCAACTTCGATTGA
- a CDS encoding glycosyltransferase family 4 protein, translating to MIPFTVVHVESGRHLYGGPLQVYYLLRGLKTRGVRNILVCPEGSAIAQAAAEVAEVRALPMRGDLDVGFIGRLRAVLRAEHATLVHLHSRRGADVLGGIAGRLAQVRCVLTRRVDNPEPRMLVRLKYDLYDHVVTVSEAVRRVLLSEGVRGTKVQTVHSSIDTERFRPGCRWPDWRQAFNLAPDSPVVGMAAQMIERKGHRYLLEAAPHVLTAIPSTRFLIFGRGPLESRLREEVTRRGLTEQIRFVGFREDLDRLLPCLDLLVHPATLEGLGVILLQAAACQLPIVAAAAGGIPEVVRDGVNGRLVAPGDARALAKAMLELLHDTGRRRRMGAAGRRIVEEEFSIDAMVEGNLRVYRGLAERRRAA from the coding sequence ATGATCCCGTTCACCGTCGTGCATGTCGAAAGCGGCCGCCACCTCTACGGCGGTCCCCTGCAGGTCTACTATCTCCTGCGCGGCCTGAAGACACGCGGTGTGCGCAACATCCTCGTCTGCCCGGAGGGCAGCGCGATCGCGCAGGCGGCCGCCGAGGTGGCGGAGGTGCGGGCGTTGCCGATGCGAGGAGACCTCGATGTTGGCTTTATCGGTCGCCTGCGGGCCGTGCTGCGCGCCGAGCATGCGACGCTCGTGCACCTTCACAGCCGCCGGGGTGCCGACGTGCTCGGCGGGATCGCCGGCCGGCTGGCCCAGGTCCGGTGCGTGCTCACGCGGCGGGTCGACAATCCGGAGCCGCGAATGCTCGTGCGGCTCAAGTACGACCTGTATGACCACGTCGTCACGGTCTCGGAAGCGGTTCGCAGGGTCCTTCTGAGCGAAGGCGTGCGCGGGACCAAAGTGCAGACCGTGCACAGTTCGATCGACACCGAAAGATTTCGTCCCGGCTGCCGATGGCCCGACTGGCGCCAGGCGTTCAACCTGGCGCCCGATTCGCCCGTCGTCGGCATGGCGGCGCAGATGATCGAGCGCAAGGGCCATCGCTATCTGCTGGAAGCGGCACCGCACGTGCTCACGGCCATTCCTTCGACACGCTTTCTGATTTTCGGTCGCGGCCCGCTCGAGTCGCGGCTGCGCGAGGAAGTGACGCGGCGCGGCCTGACGGAACAGATCCGCTTCGTGGGATTTCGCGAGGATCTCGACCGTCTGCTGCCCTGCCTCGATCTGCTCGTCCACCCGGCGACCCTCGAAGGACTGGGCGTGATCCTCCTGCAGGCCGCCGCCTGCCAGTTGCCCATCGTCGCCGCGGCGGCGGGCGGCATCCCAGAGGTCGTGCGCGATGGGGTGAACGGCCGCCTCGTTGCGCCCGGTGACGCGCGGGCGCTTGCGAAAGCGATGCTCGAGCTCCTGCACGATACCGGGCGCCGCCGGCGCATGGGCGCGGCCGGGCGTCGCATCGTCGAGGAGGAGTTCTCGATCGACGCCATGGTCGAGGGGAACTTGCGGGTGTATCGGGGGTTGGCCGAACGGCGGCGCGCGGCGTGA
- a CDS encoding O-antigen ligase family protein has translation MPASERLGIVGLYAFAIGGFFSTTLAGIGLFSMVCAFVLSPPLRAGSLWRDPMVRLLGLFLIYIALRTAWAIYEFPETASEQLDLAATWTGVWLFVFVARWLDARAIPALAGVALIGFLLGAARRQDWTELSLLIEGMRAGFGYGIPQAGLFSAVAAVGLACFAPRFLGGYRPRWAALARLVLWVGILALVIQMLLITQSRISWIAVVVIGSVTALLTISQAYKKGFPVSRARTLLALAVVGGSIIFVLFVNRDVIGLRYTQYLHSAEALSRTSDHAHDVADDPVEIRVELLRHGIERWRERPLFGWGPGTRVAPTIKSVPEGIGHLHNTYLEILVRLGLLGMAIFGAALWLMGRSAWHAVRAGRLATDSFVFIAAAFAVAAIWATANFRPTSEVRFLIILLSAMAYSTAWSGRQASGKPGAPPQSES, from the coding sequence ATGCCGGCCAGCGAGCGACTGGGGATCGTCGGGCTGTACGCCTTTGCCATCGGCGGCTTCTTCAGTACGACGCTCGCGGGCATTGGCCTGTTTTCCATGGTATGTGCGTTCGTCCTGAGCCCGCCCCTCCGGGCAGGGTCGCTGTGGCGGGATCCCATGGTGCGCCTGCTCGGGCTGTTCCTGATTTATATCGCCCTGCGGACCGCCTGGGCCATCTACGAGTTCCCGGAAACAGCCAGCGAACAGCTGGATCTCGCGGCGACCTGGACAGGCGTCTGGCTTTTCGTTTTCGTCGCACGATGGCTGGATGCGCGGGCCATTCCCGCGCTCGCCGGCGTCGCACTCATCGGTTTCCTTCTGGGCGCGGCCCGAAGGCAGGACTGGACCGAGCTGTCCCTGCTGATCGAAGGCATGCGGGCGGGCTTCGGCTACGGAATTCCACAGGCCGGCCTGTTCAGTGCGGTAGCGGCGGTCGGCCTCGCGTGCTTTGCTCCGCGGTTCCTCGGGGGTTACCGGCCGCGCTGGGCGGCGCTCGCGCGGCTCGTGCTCTGGGTCGGCATCCTTGCGCTCGTTATCCAGATGCTGTTGATTACCCAATCGCGAATCAGTTGGATCGCCGTGGTGGTCATCGGCTCGGTGACGGCCCTGCTGACGATTTCGCAAGCCTACAAAAAGGGGTTTCCTGTCTCACGCGCCCGGACTTTGCTGGCTCTGGCGGTCGTCGGCGGTTCCATAATCTTCGTCCTGTTCGTGAACCGGGACGTCATCGGGCTTCGATATACGCAGTATCTACACAGCGCGGAAGCCCTGAGCCGTACCTCGGATCACGCGCACGACGTGGCGGACGACCCCGTCGAGATACGCGTGGAGCTCCTGCGACACGGGATCGAGCGCTGGCGTGAACGCCCATTGTTCGGTTGGGGCCCCGGAACCCGCGTGGCACCGACCATCAAGTCGGTGCCGGAAGGCATCGGGCACTTGCACAACACGTATCTTGAGATTCTTGTCAGGTTGGGATTGCTCGGTATGGCGATCTTCGGCGCAGCGCTGTGGCTGATGGGGCGAAGTGCTTGGCACGCGGTTCGCGCAGGGAGACTGGCGACCGACTCGTTCGTCTTTATAGCCGCTGCCTTCGCTGTTGCCGCGATCTGGGCTACGGCCAACTTCCGGCCGACCAGTGAGGTGCGCTTTCTCATCATCCTGCTGAGCGCCATGGCGTACAGCACCGCTTGGTCCGGGCGGCAGGCGAGCGGTAAACCTGGCGCGCCGCCGCAATCCGAGTCTTGA